One segment of Antennarius striatus isolate MH-2024 chromosome 5, ASM4005453v1, whole genome shotgun sequence DNA contains the following:
- the myog gene encoding myogenin — protein sequence MELFETNPYFFPDQRFYEGGDSYFPSRMPGAYDQGTYQDRSSMMGLCGSLSGGVGVGVTGTEDKASPSSLSPHSEPHCPGQCLPWACKLCKRKTVTMDRRRAATMREKRRLKKVNEAFDALKRSTLMNPNQRLPKVEILRSAIQYIERLQALVSSLNQQDTETGQQGLNFRPSTTQPRVSSSSEPSSGSTCCSSPEWSSTPEQCTQSYSNEDLLSVADSPEQGNMRALTSIVDSISAADSAVAFPMDIPK from the exons ATGGAACTTTTTGAGACCAACCCATACTTCTTCCCTGACCAGCGCTTCTATGAGGGAGGAGACAGTTACTTCCCCTCCCGGATGCCCGGGGCATACGACCAAGGCACCTACCAGGACAGGAGCTCCATGATGGGCTTGTGTGGGAGCCTGTCTGGAGGTGTTGGAGTTGGAGTTACGGGAACAGAGGACAAAGCTTCTCCCTCCAGCCTTTCGCCTCACTCTGAACCCCACTGCCCAGGTCAGTGCCTGCCCTGGGCCTGCAAGCTGTGCAAAAGGAAGACCGTCACCATGGACCGTCGGAGAGCGGCTACAATGAGGGAGAAGAGACGTCTGAAGAAGGTGAACGAGGCCTTTGATGCTCTGAAGAGGAGCACTTTAATGAACCCAAACCAGAGGCTGCCCAAGGTGGAGATCTTGCGGAGTGCCATCCAGTACATCGAAAGACTGCAAGCTCTGGTGTCTTCCCTGAACCAGCAAGACACTGAGACTGGACAGCAGGGACTGAACTTCCGACCCAGCACCACCCAACCCAGG GTGTCGTCATCCAGTGAACCCAGTTCGGGCAGCACCTGCTGCAGTAGTCCTGAGTGGAGCAGCACTCCTGAGCAGTGCACACAGAGCTACAGCAACGAGG ATCTCCTGAGTGTTGCTGACTCTCCGGAGCAGGGGAACATGCGTGCCTTGACCTCAATCGTGGACAGCATCTCTGCAGCGGACAGCGCCGTGGCCTTTCCGATGGACATTCCCAAATAG